The nucleotide window GAGTTGAGATTAGAAGCGGAAAACGTTGGGCTTAAAAGGGTTATTCAGAACCACGATATAGTTATTATTGACGGTCCAATATACCCAACACCATTGGAGCTAACTGAGGAAATAAACTTAGAGACAGAAGCTAGGAGAAAGCATAGATTAGCTTATGCCAAGCTAGTAAATGAGAGAATAGAATTACTAAACAATAACGTAATTGGAGTAGTGAAAAGATTAGAGAATTCAAAGAAGCTTTGGAGAGTTAAGGAAATTAATGAAACAATAGGTAACGTTAAAAGGATGAAGGACGTAACGATTATTGAACTAATAGACGAGCGTCTTTGTAGGAAAAACTATGAGTACGTATGCACTATAGGCCCATTTAAAATTGAATATGCCCTAGAGGTTAAAGATGAAGATGGGAGAAATGTTATAGAAAAAGTTCCAACTAAGTACGCTTATTATGTCATCATTAGAAAAAAGTACTTCCCACCAACTTTTCTGAGAATAGAGAGTACTAATAAGAACCTAGACATCTCTCCAGTTTTATCTAGACTAACGGAGAGACTAATGCCCACTTACATTGAAATCGTTGATAGGAGAAGTAAGAGAATATCGGCATCACTCTTTTTATACGCATACGAGATTGCCTCCAATTACTTAAACATCATTCACGACGATAAAATGGGCTACCTTAGCGTAATCTCACAGTTCACCTCTGAATAGTCTTTATGGGAACCTCACTGAAATATATGGAATACACTATGGCCAATCCCGGTGTTGCATGCCTTAGAAAATCCTCATATTCCTCCAACCCTAATCTCCTCAGTACATGACTCTCATTTCTCATAACGACTTTAGTATTGGTAAGTTGAAGAACCAAGGGATTTAAGTCCTCGGGGACATGAGTGGCTAAAACTACCCCTATGTTCCTAACCCTACCTAGCCTCATTATCCTATTTATTAACCCCTCTACAATGTCCTTTGATACATTCTCTTGATCAGTCTGCGGGAAGTACTCGTGGGCTTCATCCATTATTACCAAAGTTAACTTAGTCGTCTCCTTCATCTTATATAGTTCATCCTTCCAGTTGAAGAAATCCTCTAGAAGCTTATACGCTATAGTGGCAACTGCCTCTATTGACGCTGATCTATTCATAACCCAACTTAAATCCACTACTACATCACTATATGACGAAAAAACGTCTTTAGGCTTAAAGTCCACAGTACCGGGCACGGTGAAAATACCGTAACTATCATAAGCCTTTAAGGTTCTTAAAATGGCCTCTTTAGTCTGGTAGGGAACATCAAGGCGTTTCATAGCCTCTTCGAAAGCCTTCCCCATATTAATGGTCAACATCTTTTTACTCCCATCATAAGAGGAAAATTGTTTAGATTTAGATCCAGAGACCATCTTCAAATCGTAAAACCCGCTGATCTTTCCAAGTAGGGATCCCGGGGTTAGTCTATCTCGTAGGAAATCGCTTAGCTGATCTTCGTAAAAGGTCTGTTTCTTATCAGCTAGCTCATAAAGGTCATATCCAATTATTTCAAACATGTTATTCACAATGGCCTCCCAATACATTGAAGCCTTTGGAGTGAAATACGGAGTAATCTTATTGAAATTTTTTAGAACAGAATAGAAGTTTATTGAATAGGGTATGAGGAATACCTCTGATCCATTACATTCCTCTAAAACTCCATCCTCTTTAACGTCTAGTATATTATCACAATCATACCAATTGGCGAATTTTTCGGCGTGATCCTTTAGCGATATCGATCTTGAAGCCTCCTCAACTACTGGCATAATTACCGCAAATCCCCTTCTCTTTTCAATTAAGTAGTTAATGAAATCCCCTTGCCTATCGAAAATGAAAGTACCCTTATCGATTTCCTCACTGCTTATCATACTTTTTAACAAAGTAGTTTTTCCAGACCCAGTTGTGCCTAAAATTAACGTATGATGCCTTAGCGTATATTCGTCAAGTCTAACGCTAGCATCAGTCTCCTCTCCTCCTGAAAATATTTTGCCTATAGTTATGCCCCTACTTGGAATATTCAAGATCTTTTCTATTAAATCGTGGTTTGGAATGAAGACTGGACTTTGAGGATCAACTGGAGAAACTGGTGGTCTTATTTTTCCGTTCTCAATCTCAGCAATTGGCTTTAGCTCCACATAAGTTGTGGTAATAATGGTTGTTGGATCCTTAGGATAGCTCAATTCCCTAATTCCTAACTTAGATAGGGCATCAGCCCTTGTTATGGCACGAACTTGTCCTAAAATTGTAACTGGCCTAGTTATACTTCTAATGGCTAAATATTGACCTTTCTTTACATCGGAGTTTAGATAATCCTCAAACGCTATATCAACACCAATCAACTCATTATCCTTAAGGCTAACACTCTCAAATCTAGTTATTCTACCAATTAGTTTACCGAATTTTTTCGCATCTGCTTCAGCTTCGTTTAGTTTATCCCCTAACTTCTTTACTAACTCTTCCACAAATATAAAAAATGTAAGTGAAAAATTAAAGCATTTTCGTCTTCAAACTATAGATATGCTTAGTAGATCTGTTGAATATTTTTCCATTCAATTAATGATAAGATGTACAATTTATGTTTGCTATCTCTCTTAACTCTTAGTGGAAATTCAACAATTCCACAAGAAGCAGTGTAGATGAGGAAAAGGATCAAGAACTATAACTTTGTTCATGTCTTTATACATTTGACTCGTTTGTTTTCTTGAAACTAAATGTGAATGGCAATTTCATTCATTTCAGACTCAGTTTAAATTCTTCCGAACTACATTAGTTAAGTGCTTTAATTGTGTGACAAAATCCTTGGCAAATGGTTTAAAATTGTTACATCCTCTCCTCGTCAACATCTAAATCTTATGTTAAATTGAAAAATAACGAATACCTTTTATGGCCGTTGTTTTACACACTCCTTAGAAATACTTTAGCCTTACCCTCTCTCTTTTTTGAAATATTTTCTTTGTCATGATAATAAAGAAGATAAAGGGAGTAGTGGTGTCATTTCCTTCAGAGAGGATAATGAGGGAGATAGTAGAAGAGTTAAAGGAAGATGAAAGCAAGAACAAGAAGTGAATTAACTTTTTTATTGTCCTCCTTTTTCTTTTTTCCATTTTTCTATTAATCTATTAAATTTATTTATATTATCTGGATTTAGTGTCCCTATAGTGGATCTTAAAACTTCAACGAACTTATATATATCAGAATTGTTGTCATCAAGACGGGAATATATATCCAGCGCTGTCTTTAAGCTAGCCGGTGAGATATTAAACTTTATTACCTTATCTTCTTTTTCATTTAGATTAACTCTAAGATATTTTACAAGATCCTTAACTTTATTCTTAAAGTCCTCACTAAAAGAAGCGTAAGTTTTAAGAAATTCATCTAAATCTTCGGTTTCTTTCGGATAATCAAAGTAAATTATCACGAACCTTCTTGCCAGCGCATCTCCAACATAAAACAGATTTCTAGCATCGACTAAGTTTATTGTAGCAATAATTCGTATTCTTTTTAATGGTTCATTCTCTCTACTCTCCCTCTTTAACTTCTCATATATTTCTAAGAAACTCTTGGTTACATTATCTATATTATCTCCATAACTCTTAATTTCCTCTATTAGAGCATTGGGAATTGACCATTCGCTAGGATATGGAGTAGAAAATATTGTCATTAATTCTCCAAATGCCTTATCAACGTCAGCCCTATTCAATTCATCAATTACGACGTAATAGTTCCCATCCTTTATTCTTGCAGCATTTACGTAAGCTTCAATGAAAAGCCCGCTCTTCCACATTACAGATCCCTCTCTTATACTTTCTCCTCCTATCAAATTCCTTCTAAACCAAAGTGAATTGGCAGTAGCTACTTCATAACAGTTATCATTATTACCAGTTAAAGCTCTCACAGTCCTTATAGCTAAGCTAGTTTTTCCAGTACCAGGTGGGCCAGCTAGGAGTACATTAGTAGTTTGTAGAGCTTTCAGTATAATGTTAACTGAATCTTGAGGAATATAGAAACCATTAAGATCTATTTGTGCGTTTTTATTACAAACTACTTCCTCTGATAGGTATTCTTTCTGAGTACTGAAACGAAACTTAGAATAAAATTCTAAAGTAGACCTAATTTCCTCTTTCTTCGATAGAATAAATTGTTGAAAAGCTTTAACTGCATCATTATTGTCTTCTGTATAGCATTGGTTTGATTGATTATTAACCCCTTCTAACTTATAATCTTCTCCCACCCATTTATTACTGTCATTATAGTTTTTTCTTATGCTTTCGTGAAGCCAAAATATTTTTATTCTAAATCTTACTATCCAGACTTTGTCACCTTCCTTCCATCCTTTAAAATTCCTCATCGCGTCCTTTGTGATATCCGTTACTACTCCGAATCCAATAATGCCTAGCTCTTTTGTTCTTAGAAGGGCTACCAGTATTTTATCGTTCTTAATTTCTATTTTATTTTTATTCTCTGTATCATTTTTCTTATCTTTTCTCTTCTTATCTTCTCCAAAATAGATTTCGTCATACCTGTTTAAAATGCTACTAATATTGCTACGATTTTCAGCCGAAGCACCCCATAAAGTATATCCTAATTCTCCATAAAAAGAATATTTTATAGATTCTACCCAATGAGATTTTTCACCTATAAAGAAGCAAGGAACAAAATTTCCTTTTTCAATATAATCGAGAAAAGTTTGCGCACTATCTTGAGAGTCTAGTAATTTTTTGAACTTGTCTCTGACTACTAACCAATCACCATACACAAAAAAGGGTAGGTAGTCTTGTATTTAAATGTGTTCTTTCATTATCTTATCGATCTTCGATAAATTATTTTCATCTGACTCCAAAGGATCGATGATAATCATATATAATAAATGACTATTATACCAAAAGTCTAGTATTCCGCTTTTTGCTCTGGCAATCCCATCCAATTCCATTGTAGCCTCATCTTCGTTATCGAAGTTAATTTGTTTAATTTCCAATCCAGGATAAACTAATACTGCTAATGAAGGATCATATTCATAAGTATAAGCCATAATTTTGAATCTACCCATTGTAATATAACTAACTTTAGATGAGTACTTACATTCAAAGATAATCGGCCTTTCGTTAACAAGAGAAATATCCGGTCTTCCCTTATATTTCTCTATATCCTCTATATAATCAACCTTTCTTAGAGAGGATTGGCTAAGTGAGGCATTAAATATTATACTTAACCTCCTATTACCTCTTATAGCTATATATTTCTCTTCCTCCTTCTTTATTTCATAACCTT belongs to Saccharolobus solfataricus and includes:
- a CDS encoding DNA double-strand break repair nuclease NurA; the encoded protein is MNWKVTIKNTIEELAKLKKDVKIENEGDPEHELSDAEDKVMKIELEEEFKPTMYSLYEFKSLNDKRIASIDSSSRYLRDFSVNTCLIGLSVYSNREGFIDGPFTVDIPYIGISSYREILESLKIDDINVRYKNVVNYYYVNEPNNEYKIDDIADELRLEAENVGLKRVIQNHDIVIIDGPIYPTPLELTEEINLETEARRKHRLAYAKLVNERIELLNNNVIGVVKRLENSKKLWRVKEINETIGNVKRMKDVTIIELIDERLCRKNYEYVCTIGPFKIEYALEVKDEDGRNVIEKVPTKYAYYVIIRKKYFPPTFLRIESTNKNLDISPVLSRLTERLMPTYIEIVDRRSKRISASLFLYAYEIASNYLNIIHDDKMGYLSVISQFTSE
- a CDS encoding McrB family protein translates to MYGDWLVVRDKFKKLLDSQDSAQTFLDYIEKGNFVPCFFIGEKSHWVESIKYSFYGELGYTLWGASAENRSNISSILNRYDEIYFGEDKKRKDKKNDTENKNKIEIKNDKILVALLRTKELGIIGFGVVTDITKDAMRNFKGWKEGDKVWIVRFRIKIFWLHESIRKNYNDSNKWVGEDYKLEGVNNQSNQCYTEDNNDAVKAFQQFILSKKEEIRSTLEFYSKFRFSTQKEYLSEEVVCNKNAQIDLNGFYIPQDSVNIILKALQTTNVLLAGPPGTGKTSLAIRTVRALTGNNDNCYEVATANSLWFRRNLIGGESIREGSVMWKSGLFIEAYVNAARIKDGNYYVVIDELNRADVDKAFGELMTIFSTPYPSEWSIPNALIEEIKSYGDNIDNVTKSFLEIYEKLKRESRENEPLKRIRIIATINLVDARNLFYVGDALARRFVIIYFDYPKETEDLDEFLKTYASFSEDFKNKVKDLVKYLRVNLNEKEDKVIKFNISPASLKTALDIYSRLDDNNSDIYKFVEVLRSTIGTLNPDNINKFNRLIEKWKKEKGGQ
- a CDS encoding ATP-binding protein; translated protein: MEELVKKLGDKLNEAEADAKKFGKLIGRITRFESVSLKDNELIGVDIAFEDYLNSDVKKGQYLAIRSITRPVTILGQVRAITRADALSKLGIRELSYPKDPTTIITTTYVELKPIAEIENGKIRPPVSPVDPQSPVFIPNHDLIEKILNIPSRGITIGKIFSGGEETDASVRLDEYTLRHHTLILGTTGSGKTTLLKSMISSEEIDKGTFIFDRQGDFINYLIEKRRGFAVIMPVVEEASRSISLKDHAEKFANWYDCDNILDVKEDGVLEECNGSEVFLIPYSINFYSVLKNFNKITPYFTPKASMYWEAIVNNMFEIIGYDLYELADKKQTFYEDQLSDFLRDRLTPGSLLGKISGFYDLKMVSGSKSKQFSSYDGSKKMLTINMGKAFEEAMKRLDVPYQTKEAILRTLKAYDSYGIFTVPGTVDFKPKDVFSSYSDVVVDLSWVMNRSASIEAVATIAYKLLEDFFNWKDELYKMKETTKLTLVIMDEAHEYFPQTDQENVSKDIVEGLINRIMRLGRVRNIGVVLATHVPEDLNPLVLQLTNTKVVMRNESHVLRRLGLEEYEDFLRHATPGLAIVYSIYFSEVPIKTIQR